The following proteins are encoded in a genomic region of Raphanus sativus cultivar WK10039 unplaced genomic scaffold, ASM80110v3 Scaffold2158, whole genome shotgun sequence:
- the LOC108850216 gene encoding peroxisome biogenesis protein 3-2-like, producing MSLILVRLEELDLIGRDDEQKFLSSADFLVTNAMPSLITNMQSAVSEVLKGMQLKDVITTRVLQETLSRIVDEFMCTGSPHHWVDYLMMPQDTKLSRNTSVGSSDETVSKFHQLMVE from the exons ATGTCCCTGATACTTGTAAGATTG GAAGAGTTAGATCTCATTGGTAGAGATGATGAACAGAAGTTCTTATCAAGTGCTGATTTTCTTGTGACCAATGCAATGCCGAGTTTGATTACAAATATGCAAAGTGCTGTCAGTGAAGTTCTTAAagg AATGCAGTTAAAGGATGTAATCACCACAAGAGTTCTACAAGAAACCTTGTCACGGATTGTGGATGAGTTCATGTGCACTGGCAGTCCACATCACTGGGTTGATTATCTAATGATGCCTCAAGACACAAAGCTTTCAAGAAACACAAGTGTTGGCTCTTCTGATGAAACTGTGAGCAAGTTTCATCAACTTATGGTCGAATAG